One window of the Candidatus Methylomirabilis lanthanidiphila genome contains the following:
- a CDS encoding RlpA-like protein precursor: protein MSITRRSAILALPLLLLLFLTSCASISQGPRAWKDPSGERGLASWYGHPYHGRRTSNGEVYDMYQLSAAHREIPLGSWVEVINLTNGRSLTVRVNDRGPFVDGRIIDLSYASAMLLGVVGPGVAPVRVRLTQAPLQAPGPARYSVQVASFVAESNALALKTELEQKVSGVYLMKAAIDGEVYYRVRVGQFVSHAEAKTAAERLASLGYRVLIMGFEDRL, encoded by the coding sequence ATGTCTATAACCCGCCGATCCGCAATCCTCGCGCTCCCATTGCTCTTGCTATTGTTCCTGACGTCGTGTGCGTCCATCAGCCAAGGACCGCGAGCCTGGAAGGACCCGTCGGGCGAGCGGGGATTGGCATCCTGGTACGGCCATCCGTATCATGGCCGCCGCACCAGCAACGGAGAGGTCTATGATATGTATCAGCTTTCGGCCGCCCACCGCGAGATCCCGCTTGGAAGCTGGGTGGAGGTGATCAATCTCACCAACGGTCGTTCCCTGACGGTCCGGGTCAACGATCGCGGACCGTTTGTAGACGGTCGGATCATTGACCTGTCGTATGCCTCGGCGATGCTGCTCGGCGTGGTGGGACCCGGTGTGGCGCCGGTCAGGGTTCGATTGACCCAGGCGCCGCTGCAGGCTCCAGGCCCAGCCCGCTATTCGGTGCAGGTGGCCTCTTTTGTCGCGGAGTCGAACGCGCTGGCGTTGAAGACGGAACTGGAGCAGAAGGTGTCAGGCGTGTACCTGATGAAGGCCGCGATCGATGGCGAGGTCTACTATCGGGTCCGGGTCGGACAGTTCGTCTCCCATGCGGAGGCCAAAACTGCCGCCGAGCGGCTGGCCTCGCTGGGCTACCGCGTCCTGATCATGGGGTTTGAAGACAGACTCTAA
- a CDS encoding dethiobiotin synthetase — translation GKTLIAAGLAHALQTLGVDIGVMKPVETGCPMRDGRLQPPDALALREAAGLRDALDLINPYRFHAPLAPMVAAERLRRCIDVERLLERFGRLADRHTMMLVEGAGGLLVPITEKLSFLDLAVRLQLPVLVVIGSRLGALNHARLTVEAVLAAGIPVAGAIVNRATPERSLARTTNLAALRRLLAIPVLGEIPYLSGIRGHAVWRSPVLQRILASYLGDLFPELIKESAQ, via the coding sequence GGGAAGACGCTGATTGCGGCCGGACTTGCGCACGCCCTGCAGACTCTGGGGGTCGATATCGGTGTGATGAAGCCGGTCGAGACCGGCTGCCCGATGCGAGATGGCCGGCTGCAGCCGCCGGATGCCTTAGCGCTGCGCGAGGCCGCAGGCTTGCGGGACGCCCTCGACCTGATCAACCCGTACCGCTTTCACGCGCCGCTGGCGCCGATGGTGGCGGCCGAGCGATTACGACGATGCATTGACGTCGAGCGGCTGCTGGAGCGATTCGGCCGTCTTGCCGATCGACACACCATGATGTTGGTGGAGGGCGCCGGCGGCCTGTTGGTGCCCATTACCGAAAAGCTGTCATTCCTCGATCTTGCAGTTCGGCTACAGCTTCCTGTGCTTGTGGTCATCGGGTCCAGGCTTGGCGCGCTGAACCACGCCAGACTGACAGTCGAGGCTGTGCTTGCTGCCGGCATCCCGGTGGCTGGAGCCATCGTCAATCGCGCGACGCCCGAACGGTCGCTCGCCAGAACGACCAATCTTGCGGCCCTCAGGCGCCTTTTGGCGATCCCGGTCCTCGGCGAGATCCCTTACCTGTCCGGCATCAGGGGACACGCGGTCTGGCGCAGTCCTGTCCTCCAACGCATCCTTGCGTCGTATCTCGGCGATCTGTTTCCGGAACTTATTAAGGAAAGCGCGCAATAG
- a CDS encoding Histidine kinase: MPTWASSKRTVISILAEVRLQADQKQLSQELCVDEAPPTLIADPVRLKQILLNLLSNAVKFTPDGGRITVTARRVSSFESLVSSSQPETRNPKPETPKSPEFVEISVADTGMGIKPDDLPRLFQEFVRLDAAMVKHIPGTGLGLALTKKLVELHGGEIAAASDGEGRGSVFTVRFPLAPSQ, translated from the coding sequence ATGCCAACTTGGGCGTCGTCGAAGCGGACGGTTATTTCTATTTTGGCGGAGGTTCGGCTCCAGGCCGACCAAAAACAGCTTAGCCAGGAGCTGTGCGTCGACGAGGCGCCACCCACGCTGATCGCCGATCCCGTCCGCCTCAAGCAGATCCTGTTGAACCTCCTCTCCAACGCCGTGAAGTTTACGCCGGACGGCGGGCGGATCACGGTCACCGCCCGGCGCGTTTCGAGTTTCGAGTCTCTGGTCTCGAGTTCCCAACCCGAAACCCGAAACCCGAAACCCGAAACGCCGAAATCTCCTGAGTTCGTAGAGATCTCGGTTGCCGACACGGGAATGGGGATCAAGCCGGACGACTTGCCGCGGCTCTTTCAGGAGTTCGTCCGTCTCGACGCGGCGATGGTGAAGCACATCCCGGGGACCGGACTCGGCCTTGCCTTGACGAAAAAACTGGTCGAGCTGCACGGGGGAGAGATCGCCGCCGCCTCGGACGGCGAAGGCCGCGGCAGCGTTTTCACTGTCCGCTTTCCCCTGGCGCCTTCTCAATAG
- a CDS encoding metal-dependent phosphohydrolase → MDMRPAQVSSKPSRLLVVDDNAQNAELLTALMEAEGYEVVVATDGQAALDHVVAVPPDLILLDVMMPKLDGYAVCRRLKQKAATRLVPIVLVTALGAEDARIRGIEAGADDFITKPFSRTELKARVRSLLQLKTYTDELEHAETMLVTLGRTVEAKDRYTQGHCERLATYSTALGKRFGLPAEDLIALDRGSSLHDLGKIGIPDAILLKPAALSEAEWVVMREHPLIGERICLSLKSLQRVLPIIRHHHERWDGGGYPDGLAGQAIPITARIMQIVDIYDALRTARPYKPALSIETACDILREEVARGWRDPDVVYPFIELMGRNGRERSEERAA, encoded by the coding sequence ATGGATATGCGACCTGCGCAGGTATCCTCGAAGCCGTCACGGCTGCTCGTCGTCGACGACAACGCGCAGAACGCCGAACTGCTGACGGCCCTGATGGAGGCGGAGGGGTATGAGGTTGTAGTCGCCACAGACGGCCAGGCCGCACTGGACCACGTGGTTGCCGTCCCTCCGGACCTGATCCTGCTGGACGTCATGATGCCCAAGCTGGACGGCTACGCCGTCTGCCGTCGCCTGAAACAGAAAGCGGCCACCCGTCTGGTGCCGATCGTGCTGGTCACGGCCCTTGGGGCGGAAGATGCCAGAATTCGCGGGATCGAGGCGGGGGCCGACGACTTCATTACGAAGCCGTTCAGCCGGACCGAGCTAAAGGCCCGTGTCCGTTCGTTGCTCCAGCTTAAGACCTATACGGACGAGCTGGAGCACGCCGAAACCATGCTGGTGACGCTGGGCCGAACGGTCGAGGCCAAAGATCGGTATACTCAGGGCCACTGCGAGCGGCTGGCGACCTACTCGACCGCCCTGGGGAAACGGTTTGGCCTGCCGGCGGAGGATCTAATCGCGCTGGATCGAGGAAGCTCCCTGCACGACCTGGGGAAGATCGGCATCCCGGACGCGATCCTCCTGAAACCAGCGGCCCTCAGCGAGGCCGAGTGGGTGGTCATGCGCGAGCATCCGCTGATCGGCGAGCGGATCTGTCTGTCGCTCAAGTCGCTGCAGCGGGTGTTGCCGATTATCCGCCATCACCACGAACGGTGGGATGGGGGCGGCTATCCGGACGGCCTCGCGGGTCAGGCGATCCCGATCACCGCGCGGATCATGCAAATCGTCGATATCTATGATGCGCTGAGGACGGCCCGACCATACAAGCCGGCCCTCTCTATCGAAACCGCGTGCGATATCCTCCGAGAGGAGGTGGCGCGCGGTTGGCGCGACCCGGATGTCGTATACCCCTTTATCGAACTGATGGGGCGCAACGGCCGGGAGAGATCGGAGGAACGCGCGGCCTGA